A genomic window from Streptomyces sp. NBC_00234 includes:
- a CDS encoding glutamate-5-semialdehyde dehydrogenase, producing MTTLSPYDNMSPVAQAAYRARAAAADIAPLPRAAKDDALLAIADALEVRTGEIVAANAEDVARAREAGTSESIVDRLTLTPERIRAIAADVRDVAALPDPVGEVVRGSTLPNGIDLRQVRVPLGVVGIIYEARPNVTVDAAALCLKSGNAVLLRGSSSAYASNVALVRVLRDAVGGSGLPADAVQLVPGESRDSVRELMRARGLVDVLIPRGGASLIRTVVEESTVPVIETGTGNCHVYVDAQTDLDMAVGILINSKAQRPSVCNAAETLLVHKDIAAEFLPRALDALAEAGVTVHGDERVVEYAEGSKATVVEATPEDWETEYLSYDIAAAVVESLDAAVAHIRLWSSGHTEAIVTTSQAAARRFTQLVDSTTVAVNASTRFTDGGQFGFGAEIGISTQKLHARGPMGLPELTSTKYIVTGDGHIR from the coding sequence ATGACCACGCTTTCGCCGTACGACAACATGTCCCCGGTCGCCCAGGCCGCCTACCGGGCACGCGCAGCCGCCGCCGACATCGCGCCACTGCCGCGCGCGGCGAAGGACGACGCGCTGCTGGCGATCGCGGACGCGCTCGAAGTGCGTACCGGCGAGATCGTCGCGGCGAACGCCGAGGACGTCGCCCGGGCCCGCGAGGCCGGCACCAGCGAGTCGATCGTCGACCGGCTCACCCTGACCCCCGAGCGCATCCGTGCCATCGCCGCCGATGTGCGCGACGTGGCGGCCCTGCCCGACCCGGTCGGCGAAGTGGTGCGCGGGTCGACCCTCCCCAACGGCATCGACCTGCGCCAGGTCCGGGTGCCGCTCGGCGTGGTCGGGATCATCTACGAGGCCAGGCCCAACGTGACGGTGGACGCCGCGGCCCTCTGCCTGAAGTCGGGCAACGCCGTACTCCTGCGGGGCTCCTCGTCCGCCTACGCCTCGAACGTGGCCCTGGTACGGGTGCTGCGCGACGCCGTCGGAGGCTCCGGGCTCCCTGCCGACGCGGTGCAGCTGGTGCCGGGGGAGAGCCGCGATTCGGTACGGGAGCTGATGCGGGCCCGCGGCCTGGTCGACGTACTGATCCCGCGCGGCGGCGCCTCGCTGATCCGCACCGTCGTGGAGGAGTCCACGGTGCCCGTGATCGAGACCGGCACCGGCAACTGCCACGTCTACGTGGACGCGCAGACCGACCTCGACATGGCCGTCGGCATCCTGATCAACTCGAAGGCGCAGCGCCCCAGCGTGTGCAACGCCGCCGAGACCCTGCTCGTCCACAAGGACATCGCCGCGGAGTTCCTCCCCAGGGCCCTGGACGCCCTGGCCGAGGCCGGGGTGACGGTCCACGGGGACGAACGGGTCGTGGAGTACGCCGAGGGGTCGAAGGCCACCGTGGTGGAGGCGACACCGGAGGACTGGGAGACGGAGTACCTCTCGTACGACATCGCGGCCGCCGTCGTCGAATCGCTGGACGCCGCGGTCGCGCACATCCGGCTCTGGTCCTCGGGCCACACCGAGGCGATCGTGACCACGTCGCAGGCGGCGGCGCGCCGTTTCACCCAGCTGGTCGATTCCACGACGGTCGCGGTGAACGCCTCCACGCGCTTCACGGACGGCGGCCAGTTCGGGTTCGGCGCCGAGATCGGCATCTCCACGCAGAAGCTGCACGCCAGGGGCCCCATGGGGCTTCCGGAGCTGACGTCCACGAAGTACATCGTGACCGGCGACGGCCACATCCGGTAG
- a CDS encoding CDP-glycerol glycerophosphotransferase family protein — MKYFPETPAEERSAFHTAAKDFLAQAAPKLVRQFSPMARVKWHLAANGRGDELVDVLHYERENPGVFAVKGLRRARIELPGVESSSLPPTVRNFTRSELPVRGKLTDLAWQDGRLVVRGYAYIPNVPSATGKRSLRVAVLRRQGSKSTIPLRLRTVLEPRATAEAKGALHCYDWSGFEIAIDPSRLRSRGQWQAGTWRLGIGIPRPGGMSVGSILKSNSGAAGHSQVHVLDDGVRLVAGYDRNRLKLSVDVVPAEAESQEMDDNGLTVTFRSRGTASAGKTPTALRIDHEGSGFTADLPMEAGSPGADGWNRYTARLPFGDLPVEGVVPGKARKYRALIVFADGTTRRATIGHGLRTGVQQLHGTLEFAVVTDGAGNFTPQLRSTQPVVDRTEWSENGELLLSGTYTGPAEKMKFVLRHSGRNEDKPLPAEFENGRFTARLTPDSMPAYDGTLPLRSGRWLPFLRARDEWNHRHDIPVTIRPDLVSTLPSAHDGARRTYTLERLDYDRIFLESGPVLEPELRGAYRQRLMRDVYTPEQRKLPLREAVLYNSFGGKQFSDSPRAVYEELVRRGTEVEHIAMVHDEQVVLPPGVRGVLWGSKEWYEALARSRYIVTNGGIREWFVRREGQVVVQTWHGTPLKRIGADLLGTPQANLAYISSLPQRSRQYSLFITPNAFTTPIMTNSFRLQCEVLEAGYPRNDVFHAPDRVKRAAAVREKLGIPAGKKVVLYAPTWRDDQRYGGRRFKLDNQIDVTAAQEQLGDDHVLLYRKHHKVLDSIPGAGQGFVWDVTYYPDIADLYLIADVLITDYSSVLFDFAHSGRPMLFFTYDLEHYRDTLRGFYFDFTSRAPGPLIKTSAELVDAIRNIESVTEEYKEKYAQFRVDFCEPSDGLAAARVVDRMLTVNND, encoded by the coding sequence ATGAAGTACTTCCCCGAGACACCGGCCGAGGAGCGGTCCGCCTTCCATACGGCCGCCAAGGACTTCCTGGCGCAGGCGGCACCCAAGCTGGTCCGGCAGTTCTCCCCGATGGCGCGGGTCAAGTGGCATCTGGCGGCCAACGGGCGTGGGGACGAGCTCGTCGACGTCCTGCACTACGAGCGTGAGAACCCGGGCGTCTTCGCGGTCAAGGGCCTGCGGCGGGCCCGCATCGAGCTGCCCGGCGTCGAGAGCTCCTCCCTGCCCCCCACGGTGCGCAACTTCACCCGCAGCGAGCTCCCCGTACGCGGCAAGCTGACCGACCTGGCGTGGCAGGACGGGCGACTGGTCGTCCGCGGCTACGCCTACATCCCCAACGTCCCGTCGGCCACCGGCAAGCGCTCTCTGCGCGTAGCCGTCCTGCGGCGACAGGGCAGCAAGAGCACCATCCCGCTGCGTCTGCGCACCGTCCTGGAGCCCAGGGCGACGGCAGAGGCCAAGGGCGCCCTGCACTGCTACGACTGGTCGGGCTTCGAGATCGCCATCGACCCCTCGCGCCTGCGGTCCCGCGGGCAGTGGCAGGCGGGCACGTGGCGTCTCGGCATCGGCATCCCGCGCCCCGGCGGCATGTCCGTCGGCAGCATCCTCAAGAGCAACAGCGGCGCCGCGGGGCACTCCCAGGTGCACGTGCTGGACGACGGCGTACGGCTCGTCGCCGGGTACGACCGCAACCGCCTGAAGCTCTCCGTGGACGTCGTGCCGGCCGAGGCCGAGTCCCAGGAGATGGACGACAACGGCCTCACCGTGACGTTCCGCTCGCGCGGGACGGCGAGCGCGGGCAAGACGCCGACGGCGCTGCGCATCGACCACGAGGGCAGCGGGTTCACGGCCGACCTCCCGATGGAGGCGGGCAGCCCCGGCGCCGACGGCTGGAACCGGTACACCGCGCGTCTGCCCTTCGGAGACCTGCCCGTCGAGGGCGTCGTCCCGGGCAAGGCCAGGAAGTACCGCGCGCTGATCGTGTTCGCCGACGGCACGACCCGCCGCGCCACCATCGGCCACGGCCTGCGCACCGGCGTGCAGCAGCTGCACGGCACCCTCGAATTCGCCGTGGTCACCGACGGCGCGGGCAACTTCACCCCGCAGCTCCGCTCCACCCAGCCCGTCGTCGACCGGACCGAATGGTCGGAGAACGGCGAACTGCTGCTCTCCGGTACGTACACGGGTCCGGCCGAGAAGATGAAGTTCGTCCTGCGCCACAGCGGCCGCAACGAGGACAAGCCGCTGCCGGCCGAGTTCGAGAACGGGCGCTTCACCGCCCGCCTCACCCCCGACTCCATGCCCGCGTACGACGGCACGCTCCCGCTCCGGTCCGGCCGCTGGCTCCCGTTCCTGCGCGCCCGCGACGAGTGGAACCACCGCCACGACATCCCCGTGACGATCCGGCCCGACCTGGTCTCCACGCTGCCCTCGGCCCACGACGGCGCCCGCCGGACGTACACCCTGGAGCGGCTGGACTACGACCGGATCTTCCTGGAGTCCGGACCGGTCCTGGAGCCCGAGCTCCGCGGCGCGTACCGCCAGCGGCTCATGCGCGACGTCTACACCCCCGAGCAGCGCAAGCTGCCGCTGCGCGAAGCCGTGCTCTACAACAGCTTCGGCGGCAAGCAGTTCTCCGACTCGCCCCGCGCCGTCTACGAGGAGCTCGTACGCCGCGGCACCGAGGTCGAGCACATCGCGATGGTCCACGACGAGCAGGTCGTCCTGCCGCCGGGTGTCCGCGGCGTGCTGTGGGGCAGCAAGGAGTGGTACGAGGCGCTGGCGCGCAGCCGGTACATCGTCACCAACGGCGGCATCCGCGAGTGGTTCGTCCGCCGTGAGGGCCAGGTCGTCGTCCAGACCTGGCACGGCACGCCCCTCAAGCGCATCGGTGCCGACCTGCTCGGCACCCCGCAGGCCAACCTCGCCTACATCTCCAGCCTGCCGCAGCGTTCGCGTCAGTACAGCCTCTTCATCACGCCGAACGCCTTCACGACGCCGATCATGACCAACTCCTTCCGCCTCCAGTGCGAGGTCCTGGAGGCCGGCTACCCGCGCAACGACGTCTTCCACGCCCCGGACCGGGTGAAGCGCGCGGCGGCCGTACGGGAGAAGCTCGGCATCCCCGCGGGCAAGAAGGTCGTCCTGTACGCGCCAACCTGGCGCGACGACCAGCGGTACGGCGGCCGGCGCTTCAAGCTCGACAACCAGATCGACGTCACCGCCGCCCAGGAGCAGCTCGGGGACGACCACGTGCTGCTCTACCGCAAGCACCACAAGGTCCTCGACAGCATCCCCGGCGCGGGTCAGGGCTTCGTCTGGGACGTCACGTACTACCCGGACATCGCCGACCTCTACCTGATCGCCGACGTGCTGATCACGGACTACTCCTCGGTGCTGTTCGACTTCGCGCACTCCGGCCGTCCGATGCTGTTCTTCACGTACGACCTGGAGCACTACCGGGACACCCTGCGCGGCTTCTACTTCGACTTCACGTCGCGCGCCCCGGGACCGCTGATCAAGACGTCCGCCGAACTCGTCGACGCCATCCGCAACATCGAGAGCGTGACCGAGGAGTACAAGGAGAAGTACGCCCAGTTCAGGGTGGACTTCTGCGAGCCCTCCGACGGCCTCGCCGCAGCGCGGGTCGTCGACCGGATGCTGACGGTCAACAACGACTGA
- the obgE gene encoding GTPase ObgE — MTTFVDRVELHAAAGNGGHGCASVHREKFKPLGGPDGGNGGRGGDVILVVEQAVTTLLDYHHSPHRKATNGQPGAGDNRSGKDGQDLVLPVPDGTVVLDTDGNVLADLIGQGTTFIAGQGGRGGLGNAALASARRKAPGFALLGEAGVSRDIVLELKTVADVALVGYPSAGKSSLISVLSAAKPKIADYPFTTLVPNLGVVTAGSTVYTIADVPGLIPGASQGKGLGLEFLRHVERCSVLVHVLDTATLESDRDPLSDLDMIEEELRLYGGLEDRPRIVALNKVDIPDGQDLADMIRPDLEARGYRVFEVSAIAHKGLNELSYALAGIIAEARATKPAEESTRVVIRPKAVDDAGFTVKLDDEGIYRVRGEKPERWIQQTDFNNDEAVGYLADRLNRLGVEDALRKAGAHAGDAVAIGSAENAVVFDWEPTMMAGAEMLGRRGEDHRLEAPRPAAQRRKDREGERDDPQREYDEFDPF; from the coding sequence ATGACCACCTTCGTGGACCGCGTCGAGCTGCATGCCGCCGCGGGTAACGGGGGCCACGGCTGCGCCTCCGTCCACCGTGAGAAGTTCAAGCCGCTGGGAGGCCCCGACGGGGGCAACGGCGGCCGTGGCGGCGACGTGATCCTGGTCGTCGAGCAGGCCGTGACCACGCTGCTGGACTATCACCACAGCCCCCACCGCAAGGCCACGAACGGCCAGCCCGGTGCGGGTGACAACCGTTCCGGCAAGGACGGTCAGGACCTCGTGCTGCCGGTGCCCGACGGCACGGTCGTCCTCGACACGGACGGCAACGTGCTGGCCGACCTGATCGGCCAGGGGACCACCTTCATCGCGGGCCAGGGCGGCCGTGGCGGCCTCGGCAACGCCGCGCTGGCCTCCGCCCGCCGCAAGGCCCCCGGCTTCGCCCTGCTGGGCGAGGCGGGCGTGAGCCGGGACATCGTCCTGGAGCTCAAGACCGTCGCGGACGTCGCGCTCGTGGGCTACCCGAGCGCCGGCAAGTCCTCGCTGATCTCGGTGCTTTCGGCCGCCAAGCCGAAGATCGCGGACTACCCGTTCACGACCCTCGTGCCGAACCTGGGCGTCGTCACCGCCGGATCGACCGTCTACACCATCGCCGATGTGCCGGGGCTCATTCCGGGTGCCAGCCAGGGCAAGGGGCTCGGGCTCGAGTTCCTGCGCCACGTCGAGCGCTGCTCGGTGCTCGTGCACGTCCTGGACACGGCGACGCTGGAGTCCGACCGCGACCCGCTGTCCGACCTCGACATGATCGAGGAGGAGCTCCGGCTGTACGGCGGCCTGGAGGACCGGCCGCGCATCGTCGCCCTCAACAAGGTCGACATCCCGGACGGCCAGGACCTCGCCGACATGATCCGCCCGGACCTGGAAGCCCGCGGGTACCGCGTCTTCGAGGTCTCGGCCATCGCGCACAAGGGCCTGAACGAGCTCTCGTACGCCCTCGCCGGGATCATCGCCGAGGCGCGCGCCACCAAGCCGGCCGAGGAGTCGACCCGCGTGGTCATCCGCCCGAAGGCCGTCGACGACGCCGGTTTCACCGTCAAGCTCGACGACGAGGGCATCTACCGGGTGCGCGGCGAGAAGCCCGAGCGCTGGATCCAGCAGACCGACTTCAACAACGACGAGGCCGTCGGCTACCTCGCCGACCGGCTCAACCGCCTCGGCGTCGAGGACGCGCTGCGGAAGGCGGGCGCCCACGCGGGCGACGCCGTGGCCATCGGCTCCGCGGAGAACGCGGTCGTCTTCGACTGGGAGCCGACCATGATGGCCGGCGCCGAGATGCTGGGCCGTCGTGGCGAGGACCACCGGCTGGAGGCGCCGCGGCCCGCCGCGCAGCGCCGCAAGGACCGTGAGGGCGAGCGCGACGACCCGCAGCGCGAGTACGACGAGTTCGACCCCTTCTAA
- a CDS encoding bifunctional cytidylyltransferase/SDR family oxidoreductase encodes MSVSHHAKPRTTAVVLAGGTGQRVGLSIPKQLLKIAGKAVIEHTLTIFQNAEGIDDVIVLMAPGFVPDVEKIVAKAGLTKVIKVIEGGSTRNETTERAIAALGEGLAEGEDRNVLFHDAVRPLLSQRVIKDCVDALDRYQAVDVAIPSADTIIVTRTHGEDGEFITDVPDRSRLRRGQTPQAFKLSTIRKAYKIAAGDPNFQATDDCSVVLRYLPDVPIYVVAGDEYNMKVTQPVDVFITDKLFQLASTAAPRQADEAAYRELLSGKTLVVFGGSYGIGADIATLAEQYGASVYALGRSTTGTHVENPEHVDDALSKAYAETGRIDYVINTAGVLRIGKLAETDNTTIQEALNVNYLAPVQIARASYKYLAETKGQLLLYTSSSYTRGRAEYSLYSSTKAAMVNLTQALADEWAGEGIRVNCVNPERTATPMRTKAFGQEPEGSLLSSEAVARTSLDVLLSAMTGHVIDVRQQDPTSDVSESSGFEQALASVLDRQEDV; translated from the coding sequence GTGTCTGTGTCGCACCACGCCAAGCCCCGGACCACAGCAGTCGTGCTCGCCGGTGGTACCGGTCAGCGCGTCGGGCTGTCGATCCCCAAGCAGCTGCTGAAGATCGCCGGCAAGGCAGTCATCGAGCACACGCTGACCATCTTCCAGAACGCCGAGGGCATCGACGATGTGATCGTGCTGATGGCGCCCGGCTTCGTGCCCGACGTCGAGAAGATCGTCGCCAAGGCCGGGCTGACCAAGGTCATCAAGGTCATCGAGGGTGGCAGCACCCGTAACGAGACCACCGAGCGCGCCATCGCGGCCCTCGGTGAGGGCCTCGCCGAGGGCGAGGACCGCAACGTCCTCTTCCATGACGCGGTCCGCCCCCTGCTGTCACAGCGCGTCATCAAGGACTGCGTCGACGCCCTCGACCGCTACCAGGCCGTCGACGTCGCCATCCCGTCCGCGGACACGATCATCGTGACCCGCACCCACGGGGAGGACGGCGAGTTCATCACCGACGTCCCGGACCGGTCCCGGCTGCGCCGCGGTCAGACTCCGCAGGCGTTCAAGCTGTCGACGATCCGCAAGGCGTACAAGATCGCGGCGGGCGACCCCAACTTCCAGGCCACCGACGACTGTTCGGTGGTCCTGCGGTACCTCCCCGACGTGCCGATCTACGTGGTCGCGGGCGACGAGTACAACATGAAGGTGACCCAGCCGGTCGACGTCTTCATCACCGACAAGCTCTTCCAGCTGGCCTCCACCGCCGCCCCCCGCCAGGCCGACGAGGCCGCCTACCGCGAGCTGCTCTCCGGTAAGACGCTGGTGGTCTTCGGCGGTTCGTACGGCATCGGCGCCGACATCGCCACGCTGGCCGAGCAGTACGGCGCGAGTGTCTACGCGCTGGGCCGCTCCACCACCGGTACGCACGTCGAGAACCCCGAGCACGTCGACGACGCGCTGTCCAAGGCGTACGCGGAGACCGGGCGCATCGACTACGTCATCAACACCGCGGGCGTGCTGCGCATCGGCAAGCTGGCGGAGACGGACAACACGACGATCCAGGAAGCGCTGAACGTCAACTACCTGGCGCCGGTCCAGATCGCCCGTGCCTCGTACAAGTACCTGGCGGAGACCAAGGGTCAGCTGCTGCTCTACACCTCCAGCAGCTACACGCGCGGTCGCGCCGAGTACAGCCTGTACTCCTCCACCAAGGCCGCCATGGTGAACCTCACCCAGGCGCTCGCCGACGAGTGGGCGGGCGAAGGCATCCGCGTGAACTGCGTCAACCCGGAGCGCACGGCGACCCCGATGCGTACCAAGGCGTTCGGCCAGGAGCCCGAGGGCTCGCTGCTCTCCTCCGAGGCCGTGGCCCGCACGTCCCTGGACGTGCTGCTGTCCGCGATGACCGGTCACGTCATCGACGTCCGGCAGCAGGATCCGACCAGCGACGTCTCCGAATCCTCCGGCTTCGAGCAGGCCCTGGCGTCCGTGCTTGACCGCCAGGAAGATGTGTAA
- a CDS encoding acyltransferase yields MNYRVQPTAQVDATAEIGDGSSVWELAQIREDARLGAGCVVGRGAYVGTGVQIGDNVKIQNYALVYEPAELGDGVFIGPAVVLTNDHNPRSVDPEGHQKRGGDWEAVGVRIAEGASIGARAVCVAPLTIGRWAMVAAGSVVTKDVPDFALVMGVPARQAGWVGRSGVRLAERAGEAGAWECPRTGEVYDEKDGVLTKRD; encoded by the coding sequence GTGAACTACCGAGTCCAGCCCACCGCCCAGGTCGACGCGACCGCCGAGATCGGTGACGGCAGCAGCGTCTGGGAGCTCGCGCAGATCCGTGAAGATGCCCGGCTCGGTGCGGGCTGCGTGGTCGGCCGCGGTGCGTATGTCGGCACCGGTGTCCAGATCGGCGACAACGTCAAGATCCAGAACTACGCCCTCGTCTACGAGCCGGCCGAGCTCGGTGACGGTGTCTTCATCGGGCCGGCCGTGGTGCTCACCAATGACCACAACCCGCGCTCGGTGGATCCGGAAGGACACCAGAAGCGCGGCGGCGACTGGGAGGCTGTCGGCGTAAGGATCGCCGAGGGAGCCTCCATCGGAGCCCGCGCGGTGTGCGTGGCCCCGCTCACGATCGGCCGCTGGGCGATGGTCGCGGCCGGCTCGGTGGTCACCAAGGACGTCCCGGACTTCGCCCTGGTCATGGGCGTACCAGCGCGCCAGGCGGGCTGGGTGGGCCGCTCGGGCGTCCGTCTGGCAGAGCGCGCGGGTGAGGCGGGCGCATGGGAGTGCCCGCGGACAGGCGAGGTGTACGACGAGAAGGACGGCGTCCTCACGAAGCGTGACTGA
- the rplU gene encoding 50S ribosomal protein L21: protein MYAIVRSGGRQHKVAVGDIVEVDKISTGKVGDTVELSTLLVVDGDAVTSDPWVLAGIKVQAEIVDHHKGAKIDILRYKNKTGYRRRQGHRQQYTAIKVTGIPAAAK from the coding sequence GTGTACGCCATCGTGCGCAGCGGTGGTCGCCAGCACAAGGTAGCTGTCGGCGACATCGTTGAGGTTGACAAGATTTCCACCGGCAAGGTCGGCGACACCGTAGAGCTCTCTACGCTGCTCGTGGTCGACGGCGACGCCGTCACCAGCGACCCGTGGGTGCTTGCCGGGATCAAGGTTCAGGCCGAGATCGTGGACCACCACAAGGGCGCGAAGATCGACATCCTTCGCTACAAGAACAAGACCGGCTACCGCCGTCGCCAGGGTCACCGTCAGCAGTACACGGCGATCAAGGTCACCGGTATCCCCGCGGCTGCGAAGTAA
- the proB gene encoding glutamate 5-kinase, which translates to MTGARRIVVKVGSSSLTTAAGGLDADRVDALVDVLANVRSGGEKEIVLVSSGAIAAGLAPLGLVRRPKDLARQQAAASVGQGLLVARYTASFARYGVRVGQVLLTSDDTSRRAHYRNAYRTLDQLLDMGALPVVNENDTVATDEIRFGDNDRLAALVAHLVHADLLVLLSDVDGLYDGDPRTPGASRVAEVNGPEDLEGVTIGSAGKAGVGTGGMVTKVEAARIASAAGIPVVLTSASRAADALAGRDTGTYFQPTGRRSADRLLWLAHASTPQGALTLDDGAVRAVVDRRTSLLPAGISAVEGEFTAGDPVELRDLSGRAVARGLVNFDAKEIPQLLGRSTRDLARELGPAYEREVVHRDDLVILAPGLTPRIG; encoded by the coding sequence GTGACCGGCGCCCGCAGGATCGTGGTCAAGGTCGGTTCCTCCTCTCTCACGACGGCGGCAGGCGGCCTCGACGCCGACCGCGTCGACGCGCTCGTCGATGTCCTGGCCAACGTCAGGAGCGGCGGGGAGAAGGAGATCGTCCTCGTCTCCAGCGGTGCGATCGCCGCCGGACTCGCCCCGCTCGGACTGGTCCGCAGACCGAAGGACCTGGCCCGCCAGCAGGCCGCCGCCAGCGTCGGCCAGGGACTCCTGGTCGCCCGCTACACGGCCTCGTTCGCGCGCTACGGCGTACGCGTCGGACAGGTGCTCCTCACCTCCGACGACACCAGCCGACGCGCCCACTACCGCAACGCGTACCGCACGCTCGACCAGCTCCTCGACATGGGCGCGCTGCCCGTCGTCAACGAGAACGACACCGTGGCCACCGACGAGATCCGGTTCGGCGACAACGACCGGCTCGCCGCGCTCGTCGCCCACCTCGTCCACGCCGATCTCCTGGTCCTCCTCTCCGACGTCGACGGCCTGTACGACGGAGACCCCCGGACCCCGGGCGCCTCGCGGGTCGCGGAGGTCAACGGGCCCGAGGACCTGGAAGGTGTCACGATCGGCAGCGCCGGGAAGGCGGGCGTCGGGACCGGCGGCATGGTCACCAAGGTCGAAGCCGCCCGGATCGCCAGCGCGGCCGGAATCCCCGTCGTCCTGACCTCCGCGAGCCGGGCCGCCGACGCCCTCGCGGGCCGGGACACCGGCACGTACTTCCAACCGACCGGACGACGCTCCGCGGACCGGCTGCTCTGGCTCGCCCACGCGTCGACCCCGCAGGGCGCCCTGACCCTCGACGACGGCGCCGTACGGGCCGTGGTGGACCGTCGCACCTCGCTCCTGCCCGCCGGAATCTCCGCGGTCGAGGGGGAGTTCACCGCGGGCGACCCGGTGGAGCTGCGCGACCTCTCCGGCCGGGCCGTGGCCCGCGGCCTGGTCAACTTCGATGCCAAGGAGATCCCGCAGCTGCTCGGCCGGTCCACCCGCGACCTGGCACGGGAGCTCGGCCCCGCCTACGAACGCGAGGTCGTACACAGGGACGATCTGGTCATCCTGGCGCCCGGACTCACCCCCCGAATCGGCTGA
- a CDS encoding glycosyltransferase family 2 protein codes for MGQTGVSMEGGGSEADAPDVSVVIGAYQAMPYLIRCLESVEEQTLPAARMEIVAVDDGSTDGTGEYLDAFAARSAIPVRVVHQANSGGPSGPRNVGLGLARGRYVFFLDADDYFGPEALERMVAMGDRAGTDVVLGKVVGVNRGAAKSMWKETVERADLYASNVKFTLSAQKLFRRSLLQRLGMRFDEKLRTGEDALFTMEAYLRGNGVSVVADYTCYYLVGRDDGKHVTKSGSYVLRFDSARALMRLIATHVPPGPRRDSLMVRPFVITLLPQFGPNLLKQSEAVRERKMALAAPLLAAYWTPGLARGLKANERLRLVCVARGRLDLLLDIVRFMKAKAEPALVRGGRPTRLYLAYPHFRDGSGLPDAAYEVTVTEWIGDRRVEAPERRPYVSLVRRVVRRIRRTVLRTRHALREHRARTEARNRTEVR; via the coding sequence ATGGGTCAAACCGGGGTGTCGATGGAGGGCGGCGGATCGGAGGCCGACGCACCCGATGTCAGCGTCGTCATCGGGGCCTACCAGGCCATGCCGTATCTGATCCGCTGCCTGGAGTCCGTGGAGGAACAGACGCTCCCGGCCGCACGCATGGAGATCGTCGCCGTCGACGACGGCTCCACGGACGGCACGGGGGAGTACCTGGACGCCTTCGCCGCCCGCAGCGCGATCCCCGTGCGGGTCGTCCACCAGGCCAACTCGGGCGGCCCCAGCGGGCCGCGCAACGTCGGCCTGGGGCTGGCGCGGGGGCGGTACGTCTTCTTCCTCGACGCCGACGACTACTTCGGACCGGAAGCACTGGAGCGGATGGTCGCGATGGGCGACCGCGCCGGTACGGACGTCGTCCTCGGCAAGGTCGTCGGCGTCAACCGCGGCGCGGCGAAGTCGATGTGGAAGGAGACCGTCGAGCGGGCCGACCTGTACGCCTCCAACGTCAAGTTCACCCTGAGCGCCCAGAAGCTCTTCCGGCGCTCGCTTCTCCAGCGGCTCGGGATGCGCTTCGACGAGAAGCTCAGGACCGGCGAGGACGCGCTCTTCACGATGGAGGCGTACCTGCGGGGCAACGGCGTCTCCGTCGTGGCGGACTACACCTGCTACTACCTCGTGGGCCGGGACGACGGAAAGCATGTGACCAAGAGCGGCAGTTACGTACTGCGGTTCGATTCGGCTCGGGCGCTGATGCGGCTCATCGCCACCCACGTACCCCCGGGGCCGAGGCGGGACTCCCTGATGGTCCGGCCGTTCGTCATCACATTGCTGCCACAATTCGGACCCAATCTGCTGAAGCAGTCGGAGGCGGTGCGCGAGCGGAAGATGGCGCTGGCGGCGCCCCTGCTGGCGGCGTACTGGACGCCCGGACTGGCTCGCGGACTGAAGGCGAACGAGCGGCTCCGGCTGGTCTGTGTGGCCAGGGGCAGGCTCGATCTGCTCCTCGACATCGTGCGGTTCATGAAGGCCAAGGCCGAGCCGGCGCTCGTCCGCGGGGGCCGCCCGACCCGGTTGTACCTTGCGTATCCGCACTTCAGGGACGGTTCGGGGCTGCCCGACGCGGCGTACGAGGTGACGGTCACCGAATGGATCGGCGACCGGCGGGTCGAGGCTCCGGAGCGCAGGCCCTATGTCTCCCTCGTCCGCAGGGTGGTGCGCAGGATCCGCCGGACGGTACTCCGGACGCGTCACGCGCTGCGCGAACACAGGGCTCGGACAGAGGCCCGTAATCGGACTGAAGTGCGGTGA
- the rpmA gene encoding 50S ribosomal protein L27, whose translation MAHKKGASSTRNGRDSNAQRLGVKRFGGQAVNAGEILVRQRGTHFHPGTGVGRGGDDTLFALTAGAVEFGTHRGRKVVNIVPLAV comes from the coding sequence ATGGCACATAAGAAGGGCGCATCGTCCACTCGGAACGGGCGCGATTCCAATGCTCAGCGGCTCGGCGTGAAGCGCTTCGGCGGTCAGGCCGTCAACGCCGGTGAGATCCTGGTCCGCCAGCGCGGTACCCACTTCCACCCGGGCACGGGCGTCGGCCGTGGCGGCGACGACACGCTGTTCGCGCTGACCGCCGGTGCGGTGGAGTTCGGTACGCACCGTGGCCGCAAGGTCGTGAACATCGTTCCGCTCGCCGTCTGA